In Populus alba chromosome 1, ASM523922v2, whole genome shotgun sequence, a single window of DNA contains:
- the LOC118061239 gene encoding flowering time control protein FY isoform X1: MMYGGDPQQQQHHHHQQLQQQQQQQQQQQQQQQQQQQQQQHHHQHMQHQPPPGNDFHRGPPPPPMMRQLSASSTTLSPLDYHHHHHPPQAAPGPPHPNYEGHGDGYGGKRMRKLTQRRAVDYTSTVVRYIQTRMWQRDSRDRTILQHTPAAAIDVLPTVAYSDNPSTSFAAKFVHTSLNKNRCSINQVLWTPNGRRLITGSQSGEFTLWNGQSFNFEMILQAHDQAIRSMVWSHNDNWMVSGDDGGAIKYWQSNMNNVKANKSAHKESVRGLSFCRTDLKFCSCSDDTTVKVWDFARCHEERSLTGHGWDVKSVDWHPTKSLLVSGGKDNLVKLWDAKSGKELCSFHGHKNTVLCVKWNQNGNWVLTASKDQIIKLYDIRAMKELESFRGHRKDVTALAWHPFHEEYFVSGSYDGSIFHWLVGHETPQIEVSSAHDNSVWDLAWHPIGYLLCSGSNDHTTKFWCRNRPGDTARDKFNMGQNQGYGEQNPALGGRFPGNFPVPEPPTTPGPFPPGLTRNEGTIPGVGAAMPLSIQSLDASQGEQKQPLPISMPFGAPPLPPGPHPSLLVANQQQGYQQNPQQMPQQQHQPHPQHMPMPPPNMQQLQPPSHVPLLPHLHLPRPPQMPPHGMPSSIPSSMPGSLPSSLPGPMGMQGTMNQMVPSLQQGHFMGMNPLHAGSLPTSAAPPVGGGFPNGLPNMQGPSNATGGQMYSQGGPFNRPQGQMPMMPGFNPYQSGNQSGMPPPLPPGPPPHSQTPQ, encoded by the exons ATGATGTACGGTGGTGATCCTCAGCAACagcaacaccaccaccaccagcagctgcagcagcagcagcagcagcaacagcagcagcagcagcagcagcagcagcaacaacaacaacaacagcaccACCACCAACATATGCAACATCAGCCGCCACCTGGTAATGACTTCCACCGAGGCCCCCCGCCACCGCCGATGATGCGGCAACTCTCTGCTTCATCAACAACTCTCAGTCCTCTCgattaccaccaccaccaccaccctccGCAGGCCGCCCCCGGTCCTCCTCATCCTAATTACGAAG gtCATGGTGATGGTTATGGTGGAAAAAGGATGAGGAAGCTTACGCAAAGGAGAGCTGTTGATTATACAAGCACGGTTGTTAGGTATATTCAG ACTCGTATGTGGCAGAGGGACTCGAGGGACAGGACAATATTGCAACATACCCCAGCAGCTGCAATTGAT GTGTTGCCTACAGTTGCCTATTCTGATAATCCATCAACAAGCTTTGCTGCAAAATTTGTTCATACATCTCTAAACAAAAACCGTTGTTCAATTAATCAGGTTTTG TGGACTCCAAACGGGAGACGTCTAATCACAGGTTCTCAAAGTGGGGAATTCACCCTTTGGAATGGACAgtcatttaattttgaaatgattCTTCAG GCTCATGATCAAGCAATCAGGTCTATGGTATGGAGCCACAATGACAATTGGATGGTCTCCGGTGATGATGGTGGTGCAATTAA GTATTGGCAGAGCAACATGAATAATGTTAAGGCCAATAAATCTGCTCATAAAGAATCAGTGCGAGGCTTAAG TTTCTGTAGGACAGATTTGAAGTTCTGTTCCTGCTCTGATGACACTACTGTTAAAGTTTGGGACTTTGCCCGGTGTCATGAAGAGCGTTCATTAACGG GCCATGGTTGGGATGTGAAGAGTGTTGATTGGCACCCTACAAAATCTCTACTAGTGTCAG GTGGGAAAGACAACCTAGTGAAACTCTGGGATGCTAAATCTGGAAAAGAGCTTTGCTCATT TCATGGCCACAAAAATACTGTGCTTTGTGTCAAATGGAACCAAAATGGTAACTGGGTGCTGACTGCTTCAAAAGATCAAATCATCAAG CTTTATGATATAAGGGCAATGAAGGAGCTTGAATCTTTCCGTGGGCATCGGAAGGACGTGACTG CATTGGCTTGGCATCCATTCCATGAAGAGTACTTTGTCAGTGGGAGTTACGACGGATCCATTTTCCATTGGCTTGTGGG GCATGAAACCCCTCAGATTGAAGTTTCCAGTGCTCATGATAATAGTGTTTGGGATCTTGCATGGCATCCAATCGGATATCTTCTTTGCAG TGGTAGCAATGATCACACGACAAAGTTTTGGTGCCGAAATAGGCCAGGAGACACTGCCCGTGATAAATTTAACATGGGTCAAAACCAAG GTTATGGTGAACAAAATCCTGCCCTTGGTGGCCGCTTCCCTGGCAATTTCCCTGTACCTGAACCACCAACAACTCCAGGACCATTTCCTCCTGGATTGACTCGAAATGAAGGAACTATTCCTGGTGTTGGAGCTGCAATGCCACTATCGATTCAATCTCTTGATGCATCCCAGGGAGAGCAGAAGCAGCCTCTTCCTATTTCTATGCCCTTTGGAGCACCTCCTCTTCCGCCTGGTCCACACCCGTCACTTCTTGTTGCTAATCAGCAGCAGGGATATCAACAAAATCCTCAGCAGATGCCACAACAGCAACATCAACCACACCCTCAGCACATGCCTATGCCGCCTCCAAATATGCAACAGCTACAGCCTCCATCCCATGTACCCCTGCTCCCTCATCTGCATCTACCTCGCCCTCCACAAATGCCCCCTCATGGCATGCCTTCATCAATCCCATCTTCCATGCCCGGATCTTTACCTTCATCACTGCCTGGTCCAATG ggGATGCAAGGGACAATGAATCAGATGGTACCTTCATTACAACAAGGCCATTTTATGGGCATGAATCCATTGCATGCAGGATCCTTACCCACTAGTGCCGCCCCTCCAGTTGGTGGGGGTTTTCCAAATGGCCTGCCAAATATGCAGGGCCCATCAAATGCAACCGGGGGCCAAATGTATTCACAGGGTGGTCCATTCAACCGTCCACAAGGACAGATGCCAATGATGCCTGGGTTTAATCCTTACCAG
- the LOC118061239 gene encoding flowering time control protein FY isoform X2, producing MMYGGDPQQQQHHHHQQLQQQQQQQQQQQQQQQQQQQQQQHHHQHMQHQPPPGNDFHRGPPPPPMMRQLSASSTTLSPLDYHHHHHPPQAAPGPPHPNYEGHGDGYGGKRMRKLTQRRAVDYTSTVVRYIQTRMWQRDSRDRTILQHTPAAAIDVLPTVAYSDNPSTSFAAKFVHTSLNKNRCSINQVLWTPNGRRLITGSQSGEFTLWNGQSFNFEMILQAHDQAIRSMVWSHNDNWMVSGDDGGAIKYWQSNMNNVKANKSAHKESVRGLSFCRTDLKFCSCSDDTTVKVWDFARCHEERSLTGHGWDVKSVDWHPTKSLLVSGGKDNLVKLWDAKSGKELCSFHGHKNTVLCVKWNQNGNWVLTASKDQIIKLYDIRAMKELESFRGHRKDVTALAWHPFHEEYFVSGSYDGSIFHWLVGHETPQIEVSSAHDNSVWDLAWHPIGYLLCSGSNDHTTKFWCRNRPGDTARDKFNMGQNQGYGEQNPALGGRFPGNFPVPEPPTTPGPFPPGLTRNEGTIPGVGAAMPLSIQSLDASQGEQKQPLPISMPFGAPPLPPGPHPSLLVANQQQGYQQNPQQMPQQQHQPHPQHMPMPPPNMQQLQPPSHVPLLPHLHLPRPPQMPPHGMPSSIPSSMPGSLPSSLPGPMDPYPLVPPLQLVGVFQMACQICRAHQMQPGAKCIHRVVHSTVHKDRCQ from the exons ATGATGTACGGTGGTGATCCTCAGCAACagcaacaccaccaccaccagcagctgcagcagcagcagcagcagcaacagcagcagcagcagcagcagcagcagcaacaacaacaacaacagcaccACCACCAACATATGCAACATCAGCCGCCACCTGGTAATGACTTCCACCGAGGCCCCCCGCCACCGCCGATGATGCGGCAACTCTCTGCTTCATCAACAACTCTCAGTCCTCTCgattaccaccaccaccaccaccctccGCAGGCCGCCCCCGGTCCTCCTCATCCTAATTACGAAG gtCATGGTGATGGTTATGGTGGAAAAAGGATGAGGAAGCTTACGCAAAGGAGAGCTGTTGATTATACAAGCACGGTTGTTAGGTATATTCAG ACTCGTATGTGGCAGAGGGACTCGAGGGACAGGACAATATTGCAACATACCCCAGCAGCTGCAATTGAT GTGTTGCCTACAGTTGCCTATTCTGATAATCCATCAACAAGCTTTGCTGCAAAATTTGTTCATACATCTCTAAACAAAAACCGTTGTTCAATTAATCAGGTTTTG TGGACTCCAAACGGGAGACGTCTAATCACAGGTTCTCAAAGTGGGGAATTCACCCTTTGGAATGGACAgtcatttaattttgaaatgattCTTCAG GCTCATGATCAAGCAATCAGGTCTATGGTATGGAGCCACAATGACAATTGGATGGTCTCCGGTGATGATGGTGGTGCAATTAA GTATTGGCAGAGCAACATGAATAATGTTAAGGCCAATAAATCTGCTCATAAAGAATCAGTGCGAGGCTTAAG TTTCTGTAGGACAGATTTGAAGTTCTGTTCCTGCTCTGATGACACTACTGTTAAAGTTTGGGACTTTGCCCGGTGTCATGAAGAGCGTTCATTAACGG GCCATGGTTGGGATGTGAAGAGTGTTGATTGGCACCCTACAAAATCTCTACTAGTGTCAG GTGGGAAAGACAACCTAGTGAAACTCTGGGATGCTAAATCTGGAAAAGAGCTTTGCTCATT TCATGGCCACAAAAATACTGTGCTTTGTGTCAAATGGAACCAAAATGGTAACTGGGTGCTGACTGCTTCAAAAGATCAAATCATCAAG CTTTATGATATAAGGGCAATGAAGGAGCTTGAATCTTTCCGTGGGCATCGGAAGGACGTGACTG CATTGGCTTGGCATCCATTCCATGAAGAGTACTTTGTCAGTGGGAGTTACGACGGATCCATTTTCCATTGGCTTGTGGG GCATGAAACCCCTCAGATTGAAGTTTCCAGTGCTCATGATAATAGTGTTTGGGATCTTGCATGGCATCCAATCGGATATCTTCTTTGCAG TGGTAGCAATGATCACACGACAAAGTTTTGGTGCCGAAATAGGCCAGGAGACACTGCCCGTGATAAATTTAACATGGGTCAAAACCAAG GTTATGGTGAACAAAATCCTGCCCTTGGTGGCCGCTTCCCTGGCAATTTCCCTGTACCTGAACCACCAACAACTCCAGGACCATTTCCTCCTGGATTGACTCGAAATGAAGGAACTATTCCTGGTGTTGGAGCTGCAATGCCACTATCGATTCAATCTCTTGATGCATCCCAGGGAGAGCAGAAGCAGCCTCTTCCTATTTCTATGCCCTTTGGAGCACCTCCTCTTCCGCCTGGTCCACACCCGTCACTTCTTGTTGCTAATCAGCAGCAGGGATATCAACAAAATCCTCAGCAGATGCCACAACAGCAACATCAACCACACCCTCAGCACATGCCTATGCCGCCTCCAAATATGCAACAGCTACAGCCTCCATCCCATGTACCCCTGCTCCCTCATCTGCATCTACCTCGCCCTCCACAAATGCCCCCTCATGGCATGCCTTCATCAATCCCATCTTCCATGCCCGGATCTTTACCTTCATCACTGCCTGGTCCAATG GATCCTTACCCACTAGTGCCGCCCCTCCAGTTGGTGGGGGTTTTCCAAATGGCCTGCCAAATATGCAGGGCCCATCAAATGCAACCGGGGGCCAAATGTATTCACAGGGTGGTCCATTCAACCGTCCACAAGGACAGATGCCAATGA
- the LOC118061239 gene encoding flowering time control protein FY isoform X3, whose translation MWQRDSRDRTILQHTPAAAIDVLPTVAYSDNPSTSFAAKFVHTSLNKNRCSINQVLWTPNGRRLITGSQSGEFTLWNGQSFNFEMILQAHDQAIRSMVWSHNDNWMVSGDDGGAIKYWQSNMNNVKANKSAHKESVRGLSFCRTDLKFCSCSDDTTVKVWDFARCHEERSLTGHGWDVKSVDWHPTKSLLVSGGKDNLVKLWDAKSGKELCSFHGHKNTVLCVKWNQNGNWVLTASKDQIIKLYDIRAMKELESFRGHRKDVTALAWHPFHEEYFVSGSYDGSIFHWLVGHETPQIEVSSAHDNSVWDLAWHPIGYLLCSGSNDHTTKFWCRNRPGDTARDKFNMGQNQGYGEQNPALGGRFPGNFPVPEPPTTPGPFPPGLTRNEGTIPGVGAAMPLSIQSLDASQGEQKQPLPISMPFGAPPLPPGPHPSLLVANQQQGYQQNPQQMPQQQHQPHPQHMPMPPPNMQQLQPPSHVPLLPHLHLPRPPQMPPHGMPSSIPSSMPGSLPSSLPGPMGMQGTMNQMVPSLQQGHFMGMNPLHAGSLPTSAAPPVGGGFPNGLPNMQGPSNATGGQMYSQGGPFNRPQGQMPMMPGFNPYQSGNQSGMPPPLPPGPPPHSQTPQ comes from the exons ATGTGGCAGAGGGACTCGAGGGACAGGACAATATTGCAACATACCCCAGCAGCTGCAATTGAT GTGTTGCCTACAGTTGCCTATTCTGATAATCCATCAACAAGCTTTGCTGCAAAATTTGTTCATACATCTCTAAACAAAAACCGTTGTTCAATTAATCAGGTTTTG TGGACTCCAAACGGGAGACGTCTAATCACAGGTTCTCAAAGTGGGGAATTCACCCTTTGGAATGGACAgtcatttaattttgaaatgattCTTCAG GCTCATGATCAAGCAATCAGGTCTATGGTATGGAGCCACAATGACAATTGGATGGTCTCCGGTGATGATGGTGGTGCAATTAA GTATTGGCAGAGCAACATGAATAATGTTAAGGCCAATAAATCTGCTCATAAAGAATCAGTGCGAGGCTTAAG TTTCTGTAGGACAGATTTGAAGTTCTGTTCCTGCTCTGATGACACTACTGTTAAAGTTTGGGACTTTGCCCGGTGTCATGAAGAGCGTTCATTAACGG GCCATGGTTGGGATGTGAAGAGTGTTGATTGGCACCCTACAAAATCTCTACTAGTGTCAG GTGGGAAAGACAACCTAGTGAAACTCTGGGATGCTAAATCTGGAAAAGAGCTTTGCTCATT TCATGGCCACAAAAATACTGTGCTTTGTGTCAAATGGAACCAAAATGGTAACTGGGTGCTGACTGCTTCAAAAGATCAAATCATCAAG CTTTATGATATAAGGGCAATGAAGGAGCTTGAATCTTTCCGTGGGCATCGGAAGGACGTGACTG CATTGGCTTGGCATCCATTCCATGAAGAGTACTTTGTCAGTGGGAGTTACGACGGATCCATTTTCCATTGGCTTGTGGG GCATGAAACCCCTCAGATTGAAGTTTCCAGTGCTCATGATAATAGTGTTTGGGATCTTGCATGGCATCCAATCGGATATCTTCTTTGCAG TGGTAGCAATGATCACACGACAAAGTTTTGGTGCCGAAATAGGCCAGGAGACACTGCCCGTGATAAATTTAACATGGGTCAAAACCAAG GTTATGGTGAACAAAATCCTGCCCTTGGTGGCCGCTTCCCTGGCAATTTCCCTGTACCTGAACCACCAACAACTCCAGGACCATTTCCTCCTGGATTGACTCGAAATGAAGGAACTATTCCTGGTGTTGGAGCTGCAATGCCACTATCGATTCAATCTCTTGATGCATCCCAGGGAGAGCAGAAGCAGCCTCTTCCTATTTCTATGCCCTTTGGAGCACCTCCTCTTCCGCCTGGTCCACACCCGTCACTTCTTGTTGCTAATCAGCAGCAGGGATATCAACAAAATCCTCAGCAGATGCCACAACAGCAACATCAACCACACCCTCAGCACATGCCTATGCCGCCTCCAAATATGCAACAGCTACAGCCTCCATCCCATGTACCCCTGCTCCCTCATCTGCATCTACCTCGCCCTCCACAAATGCCCCCTCATGGCATGCCTTCATCAATCCCATCTTCCATGCCCGGATCTTTACCTTCATCACTGCCTGGTCCAATG ggGATGCAAGGGACAATGAATCAGATGGTACCTTCATTACAACAAGGCCATTTTATGGGCATGAATCCATTGCATGCAGGATCCTTACCCACTAGTGCCGCCCCTCCAGTTGGTGGGGGTTTTCCAAATGGCCTGCCAAATATGCAGGGCCCATCAAATGCAACCGGGGGCCAAATGTATTCACAGGGTGGTCCATTCAACCGTCCACAAGGACAGATGCCAATGATGCCTGGGTTTAATCCTTACCAG